A genomic segment from Heyndrickxia acidicola encodes:
- a CDS encoding TraC family protein, with protein sequence MKKTIQDLIPLKDLEEGVLITPENKMIMSLKVSALNLELASNAECNELFDLFEGFLMSLSFPIQFTNVSMPVDLSSYISEQKRILNQTKNPYRRMLQESYIEFAREIEVSQDIMQRHRFVIFSQMLKEDTPQSRYETRLELEEKKDDIISGLSELDLTAEPVTDLDMIRYLHALFDYTAAQNRPIESSFVPQIIEGGK encoded by the coding sequence GTGAAAAAGACCATTCAAGATTTAATTCCTTTAAAAGACTTAGAGGAAGGCGTATTAATCACACCGGAAAACAAAATGATCATGAGCCTAAAAGTATCGGCTCTTAATCTAGAATTAGCGAGCAATGCAGAGTGTAATGAATTATTTGATCTATTTGAAGGGTTTTTAATGTCACTTAGCTTTCCGATTCAATTTACCAATGTATCGATGCCTGTTGATCTATCTAGTTATATTTCAGAGCAAAAAAGGATCTTGAACCAGACTAAAAATCCATATCGAAGGATGCTGCAGGAATCTTATATAGAATTTGCTCGAGAAATTGAAGTTAGCCAAGACATTATGCAAAGGCATCGGTTTGTTATCTTTTCACAAATGTTAAAAGAGGATACACCACAGTCCAGATATGAAACACGGTTGGAATTAGAGGAAAAGAAGGATGATATTATCTCAGGTTTATCGGAACTCGATTTAACCGCCGAACCAGTGACCGACTTAGATATGATTCGTTACTTACATGCTCTGTTTGATTATACAGCAGCTCAAAATAGACCGATTGAAAGTTCATTCGTGCCACAAATCATTGAGGGAGGTAAATGA
- a CDS encoding VirB4 family type IV secretion system protein has protein sequence MKKSIKLSNKQEVPTKSMTIKDMIAPAPIFKEEASYMQLGENYVRTFLVIDYPRNPKGNFLSKLYRFKGNLTISTHLVPKPSDEYIKQTERSITELNTDLNGKRVIKMKPARKLELEQKLKAAESTLEKLMSGDNKSIYHVHMYLHLQASSLDELDRLSKRLKINAFKRGLRIEKAEMNMINGFKAVLPIMENTLPEMTYRNFDTEAASSLFPFDESELFHNKGIIKGKNLTTDSLVLIDQKVLPSHNEFIVGQTGMGKTFYLIKDLLRKWMNGDRVFVIDPEGEISKICKKVGGQVIKMSPMSNHVVNILEIKPTMDTADLYMDDLDESEEQPLLFQKIQRLKIFFKLRKKDMEIVEMAQLEQAIIAMYKEKGIDFDTDFSKLKPKDFPILEDLYKILEDKEKYHKLQDFKNILYMDVYGSNSRMFNGHTNVDLNNDFISFDLKELEEESDSQAAAMYNALSYLWDEITSIHEKFTWLNIDECHTIADPDNPRAMKFVYQIYKRIRKYHGGCTVATQQIADFLSAQEGQRNYGQAIIGNSISQLILPLKDKDIADLKNNEILKLSEEEELIISKFRQGEGIYVVGNNRVHMSVDHTPAEMKLINPEKYNILYGERMNADVR, from the coding sequence ATGAAAAAGTCCATTAAGCTATCAAACAAACAAGAGGTGCCAACTAAATCCATGACCATAAAGGATATGATCGCCCCGGCACCTATCTTTAAAGAAGAAGCTTCATATATGCAATTAGGTGAAAATTATGTTCGCACATTCTTAGTGATTGATTATCCTCGAAATCCAAAAGGAAATTTCCTCTCTAAACTTTATCGATTCAAAGGTAATCTAACAATCTCCACTCATTTAGTTCCGAAGCCCAGTGATGAATACATTAAACAAACAGAGAGATCAATCACCGAATTAAATACCGATCTGAACGGAAAACGAGTAATCAAGATGAAGCCAGCAAGAAAATTAGAATTAGAGCAGAAATTAAAGGCTGCTGAAAGTACATTGGAAAAGTTAATGTCAGGTGATAATAAAAGCATTTACCATGTTCATATGTATCTGCACTTACAAGCAAGTTCATTGGATGAATTAGACCGATTATCCAAGAGGTTAAAGATTAATGCTTTTAAAAGAGGATTAAGAATTGAAAAGGCTGAAATGAACATGATTAATGGTTTCAAGGCGGTTCTCCCAATCATGGAGAATACCCTTCCTGAAATGACGTATCGGAATTTTGATACTGAAGCTGCAAGCAGTTTGTTCCCATTCGATGAATCGGAACTCTTTCATAATAAAGGGATTATCAAAGGAAAAAACCTTACAACCGATAGCCTTGTTTTGATAGATCAAAAAGTTTTACCCTCCCATAACGAATTCATTGTAGGACAGACCGGGATGGGGAAAACATTTTATCTAATAAAGGATTTACTTCGAAAATGGATGAATGGGGATCGGGTTTTTGTTATTGATCCAGAAGGTGAAATAAGTAAGATATGTAAGAAGGTAGGCGGACAGGTCATTAAAATGTCGCCAATGAGTAACCATGTAGTGAATATTTTAGAAATTAAGCCAACGATGGATACTGCTGACCTATACATGGATGATCTGGATGAATCGGAAGAACAGCCGTTATTATTTCAAAAGATTCAAAGGCTAAAAATCTTCTTCAAATTAAGAAAGAAAGACATGGAAATCGTAGAAATGGCTCAATTAGAACAAGCGATTATCGCCATGTATAAAGAAAAAGGAATTGATTTCGATACAGATTTTTCTAAGTTGAAACCAAAGGATTTTCCTATCTTAGAAGATTTATATAAGATCCTTGAAGACAAAGAAAAGTATCATAAATTACAGGATTTCAAAAATATTTTGTATATGGATGTATATGGGTCTAACAGTCGGATGTTCAATGGTCATACCAATGTAGATTTAAATAATGATTTTATCAGTTTTGATTTAAAGGAATTAGAGGAAGAATCCGATTCACAGGCGGCAGCCATGTATAATGCTCTATCTTATTTATGGGATGAAATTACATCAATACATGAAAAATTCACGTGGCTTAATATAGATGAATGTCACACGATAGCAGACCCGGACAATCCAAGAGCAATGAAATTCGTGTATCAAATATATAAACGGATTCGGAAATATCATGGAGGATGTACCGTAGCCACTCAACAGATTGCCGATTTCCTTTCAGCACAGGAAGGACAAAGAAATTACGGGCAAGCGATTATAGGAAATTCAATTTCCCAATTAATTCTCCCATTAAAAGATAAAGATATTGCTGATTTGAAAAACAATGAAATTCTGAAATTGTCAGAGGAAGAAGAACTTATTATAAGCAAGTTCAGACAAGGCGAAGGTATTTATGTAGTAGGGAATAACCGAGTTCATATGAGTGTAGATCATACACCAGCCGAAATGAAATTGATTAACCCTGAAAAATACAACATTCTTTACGGTGAAAGGATGAATGCCGATGTACGTTAA